A part of Apostichopus japonicus isolate 1M-3 chromosome 10, ASM3797524v1, whole genome shotgun sequence genomic DNA contains:
- the LOC139974849 gene encoding DCN1-like protein 2: MQKKGKTVMHKLKSSQREKVREFIAFTNTGEKTAIYCLSQHEWRLDVASDSYFQHPDLYYREPKPAVDRRALEKLYNRYKDPHEDDKILAEGVARFCEDLKLDPASRTVLVLAWKFRAATQCEFTKKEFLDGMAEAGCDSVDKLKMKLPSLEHELRDANKFKDFYQFTFNFAKNPGQKSLELRMAIAYWKIVLPGRFKFLELWCQFLMEHHKKSIPRDTWNLLLDFSNMIEDDMSNYDEEGAWPVLIDDFVEYAKPLLQGKSTTV; encoded by the exons ATGCAGAAGAAAGGAAAGACAGTCATG CATAAATTAAAAAGTTCTCAGAGGGAGAAAGTGAGGGAATTTATAGCTTTCACAAACACCGGAGAGAAGACAGCCATCTATTGCCTATCTCAACATGAGTGGCGGCTGGACGTCGCTTCAGACAGTTACTTCCAACACCCTGACCTTTACTACAGAGAACCCAAACCTGCTGTAGACAGGAGAGCCTTAGAAAAATTGTATAACAGATATAAAG ATCCACACGAAGATGACAAAATTTTAGCAGAAGGAGTAGCTAGGTTCTGTGAAGATCTTAAATTAGACCCTGCCAGTCGTACAGTCCTTGTTTTAGCATGGAAGTTTCGAGCAGCTACACAGTGTGAATTTACAAAGAAAGAATTTTTGGATGGAATGGCAGAAGCAGG GTGTGACTCTGTAGATAAATTGAAGATGAAGCTCCCCTCACTAGAACATGAGCTCAGAGATGCAAATAAATTTAAAGATTTTTACCAATTTACgttcaactttgcaaaaaatCCAGGACAGAAAAGTTTGG AACTAAGAATGGCAATAGCATATTGGAAAATTGTACTGCCTGGCAGGTTCAAATTTCTTGAACTTTGGTGTCAGTTTTTAATG GAACACCACAAGAAATCAATACCTCGAGATACATGGAATCTCCTACTAGACTTCAGCAATATGATTGAAGATGACATGAGCAATTATGATGAAGAAG GTGCCTGGCCAGTGCTAATTGATGACTTTGTGGAATATGCCAAGCCTCTACTTCAAGGCAAGAGTACGACAGTTTGA